In one Bacillus mesophilus genomic region, the following are encoded:
- the trpD gene encoding anthranilate phosphoribosyltransferase encodes MLRNLLHECIEGKTLSRAEAEEAMNEIMSGEATSSQIASLLSILRFRGETTDELTGFAQAMRKHMNTLKLDNKEEVIDTCGTGGDGVSSFNISTASAIIASSLGIKVAKHGNRAVSSKSGSADVLEQLGISIQSTPEEANQALKETNMTFLFAPNYHAAMKHAVAPRKEIGFRTVFNLLGPLSNPAQSKRQVIGVYDTKLALKMAETLKTLGSTHVLFVTGRDGLDEISITTDTDVVELKDGQITSYTIHPSDFQLPVGNLDDIRADSVEESAKLILNVFNNLANESARNTLILNAGAAIYVSGKAASLKEGVDLAREAIDTKKVIHHLQELSSKEVHHYA; translated from the coding sequence GTGTTAAGAAATCTTTTACATGAGTGTATCGAAGGTAAGACACTTTCAAGAGCTGAGGCCGAAGAGGCAATGAATGAAATCATGAGTGGGGAAGCAACATCTAGTCAAATAGCTAGCCTACTCTCGATTTTACGATTTAGAGGAGAGACAACGGATGAGCTTACAGGATTTGCACAAGCCATGCGTAAACATATGAATACGTTAAAATTAGATAATAAAGAAGAGGTAATTGACACGTGTGGAACAGGTGGAGATGGAGTGTCGAGCTTTAATATATCAACTGCGTCTGCTATTATTGCAAGTTCACTAGGAATTAAAGTAGCAAAGCATGGAAATAGAGCAGTTTCCTCTAAAAGTGGAAGTGCCGATGTATTAGAACAATTAGGCATATCAATCCAATCAACCCCTGAAGAAGCAAATCAGGCACTTAAGGAAACTAATATGACTTTCCTATTTGCTCCCAATTATCATGCAGCAATGAAGCATGCGGTTGCCCCAAGAAAAGAGATCGGCTTCCGAACAGTGTTCAATTTATTAGGACCTTTATCTAACCCTGCTCAATCCAAGCGTCAGGTTATTGGAGTATATGACACTAAACTTGCCTTAAAGATGGCAGAAACCTTAAAGACTCTTGGGTCCACCCACGTGCTCTTTGTAACAGGAAGAGATGGATTAGATGAAATATCCATCACGACTGATACAGATGTTGTTGAATTAAAGGATGGTCAGATTACTAGCTACACGATTCATCCCTCTGACTTTCAATTACCGGTAGGAAACCTTGATGACATTCGTGCAGACTCAGTTGAGGAAAGTGCGAAGTTAATTTTAAATGTATTCAATAATCTAGCAAACGAGAGTGCTAGAAATACGCTAATACTCAATGCAGGTGCGGCGATTTATGTATCAGGTAAAGCTGCCTCACTAAAAGAGGGAGTTGACTTAGCTAGAGAAGCGATTGATACTAAAAAGGTAATCCACCATTTGCAGGAGTTATCTAGTAAGGAGGTTCATCACTATGCTTAG
- the trpE gene encoding anthranilate synthase component I yields the protein MSTYNQSAFLRDTTNYRTIPILQSYFVDTLTPIQIFQAFKEEAVYLLESNDEQSPWSNYSFIGLNPFITIEENEDELHVLNKKKEHLYTTTELQQAVQFVKELLKVKEVERDIPFRGGAVGYIGYDAVSSIEKVPKHKNDDLQLKNYHLMYCETIIVYSHSTKELTFIHYAQLDGNENQEQKQSCFHEANQLIETYIGVLSKHQYYHEPLLNPKNFEVDFTNVKSSYDKESFINHVNKIKEYISAGDVFQTVLSQRFEIPVKTKGFDLYRVLRFVNPSPYLFYIKLHDCEIVGSSPEKLIQVSDGHLEIHPIAGTRRRGKTDQEDQALGEELLQDEKEQAEHYMLLDLARNDIGRVAKYGSVKVPMVKELHYFSHVMHLVSKVTGVLREDVEPVDALLASFPAGTVSGAPKVRAMQIIQELEPVARNAYAGTVAYIGFDGNIDSCITIRTAVVKNKVAYVQAGAGVVADSIPELEYKETINKASAVIKAIQLAEKTFSREERVKC from the coding sequence ATGTCCACATATAATCAATCTGCGTTTCTAAGAGATACTACCAATTATCGTACAATCCCGATTTTACAATCGTACTTTGTCGATACATTAACCCCTATCCAAATTTTCCAAGCATTTAAAGAAGAGGCTGTTTACTTACTAGAGAGTAATGATGAACAGTCACCATGGTCAAACTACTCTTTTATTGGGTTAAATCCGTTTATAACAATAGAAGAGAACGAAGACGAATTACATGTTTTAAATAAGAAAAAAGAGCACTTATATACAACAACGGAGCTACAACAAGCGGTTCAGTTTGTAAAAGAGCTTTTGAAGGTCAAGGAAGTTGAGCGTGACATTCCTTTTCGCGGTGGGGCAGTTGGCTACATTGGGTATGACGCTGTGTCTAGTATTGAAAAGGTACCCAAACATAAAAATGATGATCTACAATTAAAAAATTATCACCTTATGTACTGTGAAACTATTATCGTGTATTCACACTCTACAAAAGAGTTGACATTTATCCATTATGCTCAATTAGATGGAAATGAGAATCAAGAACAGAAGCAGTCATGCTTTCATGAAGCTAATCAGTTAATAGAAACATATATTGGTGTTTTATCAAAGCACCAGTATTATCATGAGCCATTATTAAATCCTAAAAATTTTGAAGTTGATTTTACGAATGTCAAATCAAGTTATGATAAAGAGTCATTTATCAACCATGTGAATAAAATCAAGGAGTATATCTCAGCAGGAGATGTTTTCCAGACCGTTTTATCGCAACGTTTTGAAATACCAGTCAAAACAAAAGGATTTGATTTATATCGTGTCTTACGTTTCGTTAATCCATCACCCTACTTATTTTATATAAAGTTACATGATTGTGAAATTGTTGGAAGCTCTCCAGAAAAGCTGATTCAGGTTTCGGATGGACATCTTGAAATTCATCCGATTGCTGGGACTAGAAGAAGAGGGAAAACAGATCAGGAAGACCAAGCACTAGGTGAAGAACTATTGCAGGATGAAAAGGAGCAGGCAGAGCATTATATGCTTCTAGATTTAGCAAGAAATGATATTGGTAGAGTGGCTAAATACGGAAGTGTGAAGGTCCCGATGGTTAAAGAGCTTCACTATTTCTCTCATGTTATGCATCTTGTTTCAAAAGTAACGGGTGTACTGCGTGAAGATGTTGAACCTGTTGATGCGCTGCTCGCATCCTTTCCGGCAGGAACAGTTTCAGGGGCACCAAAGGTGAGAGCGATGCAGATCATTCAAGAGCTTGAGCCAGTAGCTAGAAATGCTTATGCAGGGACAGTTGCTTATATTGGATTTGACGGTAATATCGATTCTTGTATTACCATTCGAACGGCTGTTGTAAAAAATAAAGTGGCCTATGTTCAAGCAGGTGCAGGAGTAGTAGCCGATTCCATCCCTGAGTTGGAATATAAAGAGACCATTAATAAAGCCAGTGCTGTTATAAAAGCCATTCAGTTAGCTGAGAAGACGTTTTCTAGAGAGGAGAGAGTAAAGTGTTAA
- the aroH gene encoding chorismate mutase: MIRGIRGATTVSENSADEILNKTEMLLKEMVEENRVEPSDIASILITVTDEIDAVFPAKALRRLVGFTFVPVTCAREIPVPNSLSHCIRVMMTVNTNLAPHEIKHIYQERAIDLRPDLRLTNSTEL; encoded by the coding sequence ATGATACGAGGAATCAGAGGAGCAACAACCGTAAGCGAAAACTCTGCAGATGAAATTCTAAATAAAACAGAAATGTTATTAAAAGAAATGGTAGAAGAAAATCGTGTAGAGCCTTCAGATATCGCTTCTATACTTATTACGGTGACTGATGAAATTGATGCTGTATTTCCTGCCAAAGCGTTAAGAAGACTTGTTGGATTTACATTTGTACCAGTTACCTGTGCAAGGGAAATCCCAGTGCCGAATTCACTGTCACATTGCATTAGAGTTATGATGACAGTGAATACGAACCTAGCTCCTCATGAAATCAAACATATTTATCAGGAACGTGCAATTGATTTAAGGCCGGACTTACGGTTGACAAATAGTACTGAATTGTAA
- the aroB gene encoding 3-dehydroquinate synthase, with the protein MTQLLIQTNSREYPLLIGTGLFQQKEILDDVLKNVPSSILIITDDTIAPLYLQDVEEALGEYTVVSSKSIPSGEKSKSVEMFYDCQTFAMEKGLDRNSLILALGGGVVGDLAGFVAATFMRGIRFIQAPTSLLAHDSAVGGKVAINHHLGKNSIGAFYQPEAVLYDLSFLQSLPEDEWRAGFAELIKHSLIWDKEFYPWLREEVPNMDKLKGPILKVALKRAIQVKADVVNQDEKETGIRAYLNFGHTLAHGLESELGYGNISHGDAVAIGMIFAMKVSEKVLHVSLPVKELQDWFDAIGYPQFPTTISVQSLLAKMKKDKKAIKGSIRMCLMNEIGSLTIQEVEDRILLEVLQQYVREG; encoded by the coding sequence ATGACACAACTATTAATACAAACGAACTCTAGAGAATATCCTTTACTAATAGGAACAGGGCTTTTTCAGCAAAAGGAAATTCTAGATGATGTTCTAAAGAATGTACCATCATCCATCTTGATTATAACGGATGACACAATTGCACCCTTATATCTACAAGATGTTGAGGAAGCACTTGGAGAATATACGGTTGTTTCTTCAAAGTCTATTCCAAGTGGAGAAAAGTCAAAGTCGGTTGAAATGTTTTATGATTGCCAAACCTTTGCAATGGAAAAAGGTCTAGACCGAAATTCCTTAATTCTCGCACTAGGTGGAGGAGTGGTTGGTGACCTAGCAGGCTTTGTGGCAGCTACTTTTATGAGAGGCATTAGGTTTATCCAGGCACCTACTAGTTTATTAGCTCATGATAGTGCTGTTGGAGGTAAAGTCGCGATTAATCATCATCTTGGTAAAAACTCAATTGGAGCTTTTTATCAACCAGAGGCTGTTTTGTATGATTTATCTTTTCTGCAATCTCTTCCTGAGGATGAATGGAGAGCGGGCTTTGCAGAGCTAATTAAGCATTCACTCATATGGGATAAAGAATTTTACCCATGGCTTCGGGAAGAGGTCCCCAATATGGATAAATTAAAGGGACCGATTCTTAAGGTTGCTCTAAAAAGAGCAATTCAAGTTAAAGCTGATGTTGTCAACCAGGATGAAAAGGAAACGGGTATACGTGCGTATTTAAATTTTGGTCATACACTGGCGCATGGGTTAGAATCTGAACTTGGTTACGGAAATATTAGTCATGGTGATGCTGTAGCAATTGGAATGATCTTTGCTATGAAGGTGAGTGAAAAAGTACTACATGTATCATTACCAGTAAAGGAGCTTCAAGATTGGTTTGATGCAATCGGGTATCCGCAATTTCCTACTACGATCTCCGTACAGTCATTACTAGCGAAGATGAAAAAAGACAAAAAAGCAATCAAAGGTAGTATTCGAATGTGTTTGATGAATGAAATTGGTAGTTTAACGATACAAGAGGTTGAGGATCGTATACTGCTAGAGGTTCTTCAACAATATGTTAGGGAGGGATAA
- the aroC gene encoding chorismate synthase: protein MRYLTAGESHGPQLTTIIEGVPAGVPLTVEDINEELARRQKGHGRGRRMQIEKDQVKIVSGVRHGLTLGSPITLVVENNDWKHWTNIMGIEPTDLDETEVKRKVSRPRPGHADLNGAIKYGHRDMRNVLERSSARETTVRVAAGAVAKKVLSELGIQVGGHVLEIGGVKAEPPQYESIEQLKNVTEESPVRCFDSEAESKMMEAIDQAKQNGDSIGGIVEVIVEGVPIGMGSYVHYDRKLDAKITAAIISINAFKGVEFGIGFKAAEIPGSLVHDEILYDEESGYTRRTNNLGGFEGGMTTGMPIVVRGVMKPIPTLYKPLKSVDIETKEVFEASIERSDSCAVPAASVVAESVVAWELASAVVEQFGQDRIDLIQQNVQQAKERARKF, encoded by the coding sequence ATGAGGTATTTAACAGCTGGCGAATCACACGGACCACAACTTACCACCATTATTGAAGGAGTACCTGCAGGTGTTCCTTTAACGGTTGAAGATATTAATGAAGAATTAGCACGTAGACAAAAAGGGCATGGTAGAGGTCGCCGAATGCAAATTGAAAAGGACCAGGTGAAAATTGTAAGCGGGGTTCGTCATGGCTTAACATTAGGCTCTCCCATTACTTTAGTCGTTGAAAATAATGACTGGAAGCACTGGACTAACATTATGGGTATTGAACCTACTGATTTGGATGAAACCGAAGTGAAAAGAAAGGTTTCTAGACCAAGACCAGGTCACGCGGATTTAAATGGGGCGATCAAGTACGGTCATCGTGATATGCGAAACGTCTTAGAACGTTCATCTGCACGTGAGACAACAGTAAGAGTGGCAGCTGGGGCTGTTGCTAAAAAAGTACTAAGTGAGTTAGGAATTCAAGTTGGTGGGCATGTATTAGAAATTGGTGGGGTGAAAGCAGAGCCACCACAATACGAAAGTATAGAGCAACTCAAAAATGTGACAGAGGAATCACCAGTTAGATGCTTTGATTCAGAAGCTGAATCTAAAATGATGGAAGCAATCGATCAAGCAAAGCAGAATGGAGATTCTATTGGTGGGATTGTTGAAGTAATTGTAGAAGGTGTCCCAATTGGAATGGGAAGTTATGTTCATTATGATCGAAAACTAGATGCGAAAATTACAGCTGCAATTATTAGTATAAATGCGTTTAAGGGCGTTGAATTTGGTATTGGGTTTAAAGCGGCAGAAATTCCTGGTAGTTTAGTTCACGATGAAATCTTATACGATGAGGAATCTGGTTATACTCGTAGAACGAATAATCTAGGTGGATTTGAAGGCGGAATGACAACTGGTATGCCTATTGTAGTTCGAGGTGTAATGAAGCCTATTCCTACCTTATATAAGCCTTTAAAAAGTGTTGATATTGAAACGAAAGAAGTGTTTGAAGCTAGTATTGAGCGTTCGGATAGCTGTGCTGTACCAGCGGCTAGTGTAGTTGCGGAGTCTGTGGTTGCATGGGAGCTTGCTAGTGCTGTTGTTGAACAGTTTGGACAAGATCGAATCGATTTAATTCAACAGAATGTCCAGCAGGCAAAAGAGCGGGCGAGGAAATTTTAA
- a CDS encoding CheR family methyltransferase has translation MSQDYINFIANVKKKTGIDLSLYKEAQMKRRLTSLYEKKGYKDFDEFYRAMTSEQKLFDEFLDRMTINVSEFYRNGVRWKILQDKIIPNLLKQNKRLKVWSAACSTGEEPYSLAMVLSNFMPLHEISIHATDLDENAIARAKTGIYPERSLQEVPADIKAKYFQQDGMFYKVDDAIKKTVTFKKQNLLSDSFDQNYDLIVCRNVMIYFTDEAKDLLYRKFSSSLKPGGILFVGSTEQIFNPQTYQFETEDTFFYRKA, from the coding sequence ATGTCGCAGGATTATATCAATTTTATAGCAAATGTTAAAAAGAAAACGGGCATTGATTTATCGTTGTATAAAGAGGCCCAAATGAAAAGAAGGTTAACTTCTTTATATGAAAAAAAAGGTTATAAGGATTTTGATGAATTTTACCGAGCCATGACTTCCGAACAAAAGTTATTCGATGAGTTTCTTGATCGAATGACGATTAATGTATCGGAATTCTATCGTAATGGTGTTAGGTGGAAGATTCTTCAAGATAAGATTATCCCCAATCTTTTAAAGCAAAATAAAAGACTAAAAGTATGGAGTGCAGCATGTTCAACTGGTGAGGAACCCTACTCACTTGCAATGGTGTTGTCTAACTTTATGCCGTTACATGAAATCTCGATACACGCAACCGATTTAGACGAAAATGCGATTGCCCGAGCAAAAACTGGAATTTATCCTGAAAGATCTCTTCAGGAAGTCCCTGCTGATATAAAAGCGAAATATTTTCAACAAGATGGAATGTTTTATAAGGTTGATGATGCTATAAAGAAGACGGTAACGTTTAAAAAACAGAACCTGCTGTCTGACTCTTTTGATCAAAATTACGACCTAATCGTATGTAGAAATGTTATGATTTATTTTACAGATGAAGCAAAGGATCTTCTCTATCGCAAATTTAGTTCTTCATTAAAACCTGGAGGTATTTTATTTGTAGGAAGTACCGAGCAAATCTTTAACCCACAAACATATCAATTTGAAACAGAAGACACCTTCTTCTATCGCAAAGCATAG
- the ndk gene encoding nucleoside-diphosphate kinase yields MEKTFLMVKPDGVQRNLIGEIVARFEKKGFQLVGAKLMSIPTELAETHYGEHKERPFFGELVDFITSGPVFAMVWQGENVIATARHMMGATNPKDSATGSIRGDFAVTVGKNIIHGSDSPESAEREINLFFKQEELVEYTKLINQWTN; encoded by the coding sequence ATGGAAAAAACATTTTTAATGGTAAAGCCTGATGGAGTTCAACGTAACTTAATTGGTGAAATCGTAGCACGTTTTGAGAAAAAAGGATTTCAACTAGTTGGAGCTAAGCTTATGAGTATCCCAACTGAATTAGCAGAAACTCACTACGGAGAACATAAAGAACGTCCTTTCTTCGGTGAACTTGTTGACTTTATTACTTCAGGTCCTGTTTTCGCTATGGTTTGGCAAGGAGAAAATGTAATCGCAACAGCTAGACACATGATGGGTGCTACAAACCCTAAGGATTCAGCTACAGGTTCAATCCGTGGTGACTTTGCAGTAACTGTTGGAAAGAACATCATTCATGGCTCAGACTCTCCTGAAAGCGCTGAACGTGAAATTAACTTATTCTTTAAGCAAGAAGAGTTAGTAGAATATACAAAGCTTATTAATCAGTGGACGAACTAA
- the hepT gene encoding heptaprenyl diphosphate synthase component II — MKLNRMYSFLNTDLKEIEKELQDTIKSEHPLLQEASLHTLQAGGKRLRPVFVLLAGKFGNYKLPVIKNVAVALELIHMASLVHDDVIDDAELRRGQPTIKSKWDNRIAMYTGDYIFARSLELMTNIDNPEAHKILSHSIVEVSLGEIEQIRDKYNFDQHLKTYLRRIKRKTALLIAVSCQLGAVASDAPREIHEKLFLFGYYVGMSFQIIDDILDFTSTEKELGKPVGDDLRQGNITLPVLLAMKDDKLRAKIEDVNEHISDIDMKSIILAIKESGSIEQSIKYSDWYLQKALKTVEQLPNNTSKIALINIAKYIGKRKF, encoded by the coding sequence ATGAAGTTAAATAGAATGTATTCTTTTTTGAATACGGATCTAAAAGAAATAGAAAAAGAACTTCAAGATACAATTAAGTCAGAGCATCCTCTTCTTCAGGAGGCTTCGTTGCATACATTACAGGCAGGAGGTAAAAGACTTCGTCCTGTTTTTGTGTTGCTTGCAGGTAAGTTTGGGAATTACAAATTACCGGTCATTAAAAATGTGGCGGTTGCGTTAGAGCTGATCCATATGGCTTCACTTGTACATGACGATGTGATAGATGATGCAGAATTAAGACGTGGACAACCTACGATTAAGTCTAAATGGGATAATCGAATTGCTATGTACACAGGGGATTATATTTTTGCTAGGTCTTTAGAATTAATGACAAACATCGATAATCCAGAAGCGCATAAAATTCTTTCTCATTCCATAGTAGAAGTTAGTTTGGGTGAAATAGAGCAGATTCGAGATAAATACAATTTTGATCAACATTTGAAGACGTACTTACGAAGAATAAAACGTAAAACAGCATTATTAATAGCTGTTAGCTGTCAGCTTGGAGCTGTAGCTTCAGATGCACCTCGTGAAATACACGAAAAGCTATTTTTATTTGGCTATTATGTGGGTATGTCTTTTCAGATTATTGATGATATCCTTGATTTTACATCGACTGAAAAAGAGCTCGGAAAACCTGTTGGTGACGATTTGAGACAAGGGAACATTACTCTACCAGTATTACTAGCAATGAAGGATGATAAGCTTCGAGCCAAAATAGAGGATGTAAACGAGCATATAAGTGACATTGATATGAAGTCGATTATCTTAGCTATAAAAGAAAGTGGAAGTATAGAACAGTCTATTAAGTACAGTGACTGGTACTTACAAAAGGCTCTAAAAACAGTAGAACAACTCCCGAATAATACATCAAAAATAGCGCTTATAAATATTGCGAAATATATTGGTAAGAGGAAATTCTAG
- a CDS encoding demethylmenaquinone methyltransferase, with product MEESKEQRVHRTFEKISDKYDLMNSIISFQRHIAWRKKTMQLMNVQKGDHALDLCCGTADWTIALGNAVGKNGKVYGLDFSKNMLSVGQQKVEELKLEQVELIHGNAMSLPFPDNSFDFVTIGFGLRNVPDYMQVLKEMHRVLKPGGKAVCLETSQPETPGIKQVYYLYFQHIMPMFGKIFAKSYEEYSWLQESAKDFPGMSELAKMFKNAGFSSVEVKPHTFGVAATHIGYKED from the coding sequence GGATAAATATGACCTGATGAATTCCATTATCAGTTTTCAACGTCATATTGCTTGGCGTAAAAAAACGATGCAATTAATGAATGTCCAAAAAGGAGATCATGCTCTTGATCTTTGTTGCGGAACTGCTGATTGGACCATTGCTCTTGGGAATGCAGTTGGAAAAAACGGAAAAGTATATGGTTTAGATTTTAGTAAAAATATGTTAAGTGTTGGTCAACAAAAGGTAGAGGAATTGAAGCTTGAACAAGTGGAGCTTATACATGGAAATGCCATGTCGCTTCCTTTTCCGGACAATTCTTTTGACTTTGTTACAATCGGGTTTGGCCTTCGTAACGTTCCAGATTATATGCAGGTATTAAAAGAGATGCATCGTGTTCTTAAGCCAGGTGGAAAGGCAGTATGCCTTGAGACGTCACAGCCTGAGACTCCAGGAATTAAACAGGTGTATTACCTCTATTTTCAACACATTATGCCGATGTTCGGAAAGATCTTTGCTAAGAGTTACGAAGAGTATTCTTGGCTACAGGAGTCTGCTAAGGATTTCCCAGGTATGAGTGAGCTTGCAAAGATGTTTAAAAATGCCGGTTTCTCAAGTGTCGAGGTTAAGCCTCATACGTTTGGTGTTGCTGCGACTCATATTGGTTACAAAGAAGATTGA